The window GTGGACAATGCAACTGAGCCTTGTTTTTTATTGTTCCATGAAATTAATGCCTTTTCCAGTAATTGACATGTTTCGCTAGTGCTTTTTCTGTCTTTCTTATCACCTACAAGATCAGCATCTGAAAAACCTTCCAGCTTAAAATTGTTAGAACGTGGATACCATAATCCATAAGAAATAGTTCCGATGAGGTAATGAATTATTCTCTTTACTGCAGTTAGATGCGATTCCTTGGGAGCTGACTGAAACCTGGCACATTTACACATACTAAACATAATATCTGGTCGACTGGCAGTCAAGTAAAGCAAAGAACCGATCATTCCATGATATTTAGTTTCATCAACTGGATTTCCTTTTTCGTCCTTTTCAATACTTGTTGACGGGCTCATTGGTGTACCAATTGCTTTAGCACTA is drawn from Nicotiana tomentosiformis chromosome 12, ASM39032v3, whole genome shotgun sequence and contains these coding sequences:
- the LOC138903248 gene encoding secreted RxLR effector protein 161-like; this translates as MQSEFEMSMMGDLMFFLGLQIQQSEEGTFVCQTKYTKELIQKFGMSSAKAIGTPMSPSTSIEKDEKGNPVDETKYHGMIGSLLYLTASRPDIMFSMCKCARFQSAPKESHLTAVKRIIHYLIGTISYGLWYPRSNNFKLEGFSDADLVGDKKDRKSTSETCQLLEKALISWNNKKQGSVALSTTEAEYIAIEQCCA